A single genomic interval of Spinacia oleracea cultivar Varoflay chromosome 6, BTI_SOV_V1, whole genome shotgun sequence harbors:
- the LOC110803480 gene encoding spermidine hydroxycinnamoyl transferase-like — protein sequence MGMKIVSRQIVKPAEPTWNGLLPLTELDHVSVITHSSNLHFYEKPTEQCWLNSSNNKILNTLKESLSRILIPFYPLAGRLSWVGGGRQRLVLECNAMGAEIIDVESSMNIADFGNFYSSGDKFKHLVPQIDYFGTQIQDIPLLVVQITRFACGGLSIGISLSHMVVDGGSAFHFIDEWARLTRGEPLKVAPFLDRRLLQAQDVSVSQTSDVVVDDENYSSYFNKSEGVKLETPTFILLTKDKIQRLKEVANYNGGEIMNENERPFSRFEVITSHVWRCVCKARELKCDDITSLFALVNTRGRLADPPLPSSYFGNAVVQVQISNSVGDLLSNPLSYACSKIREASQKVNNEYVFGFLDILKNQESLSMYQYTDDRGILKGPAYGDHNISATSWLSLMATGVDFGWGKEIYNGPPLVSGLNGEVMIFPYKNDGSVVVGVFLQHKEKFHEYMGLF from the exons atgggaaTGAAAATTGTATCTAGGCAAATAGTGAAACCAGCTGAGCCAACATGGAATGGTTTGCTTCCATTAACAGAACTAGATCATGTTTCTGTGATTACACATTCATCCAACTTACACTTCTACGAAAAACCCACAGAACAATGTTGGCTTAATTCATCCAACAATAAAATACTCAACACCCTAAAAGAGTCATTAAGCCGTATTTTAATCCCATTTTATCCTTTAGCCGGTCGGTTGAGTTGGGTTGGAGGAGGACGACAACGACTTGTTCTCGAATGTAATGCAATGGGTGCTGAGATTATTGATGTTGAGTCTAGTATGAATATCGCTGACTTTGGGAATTTCTACTCTTCTGGTGATAAGTTCAAACATCTAGTGCCTCAAATCGATTATTTTGGTACACAAATCCAAGATATTCCTTTACTCGTTGTGCAGATCACTAGGTTTGCTTGTGGTGGTCTAAGTATTGGGATATCTTTGTCTCACATGGTCGTAGATGGGGGAAGTGCATTCCATTTCATCGATGAATGGGCTAGGCTCACTCGTGGTGAGCCGCTAAAGGTTGCACCTTTCTTAGACCGTCGACTCCTACAAGCTCAAGATGTGAGTGTATCCCAAACAAgtgatgttgttgttgatgatgaaaATTATTCGAGCTACTTCAATAAATCGGAGGGGGTTAAGCTGGAGACTCCAACCTTCATACTCCTAACCAAGGATAAAATCCAACGGCTCAAAGAGGTTGCAAATTATAATGGTGGGGAAATCATGAATGAAAATGAACGTCCGTTTAGCCGGTTTGAAGTTATCACATCTCATGTATGGAGATGTGTGTGCAAGGCAAGAGAACTTAAATGTGATGACATTACTTCCTTGTTCGCTCTTGTTAATACTCGTGGTCGTCTAGCTGATCCCCCATTACCATCAAG CTACTTTGGCAATGCTGTTGTTCAGGTTCAAATATCAAATTCTGTGGGAGATCTCCTTTCAAATCCTCTAAGTTACGCTTGTAGTAAGATAAGAGAGGCATCACAAAAGGTGAATAACGAGTATGTGTTCGGATTCCTAGACATCTTAAAAAATCAAGAAAGCCTAAGCATGTACCAGTACACTGATGATCGAGGAATATTAAAAGGCCCTGCATATGGTGACCATAATATAAGCGCAACAAGTTGGTTGAGCTTGATGGCTACGGGTGTCGACTTTGGCTGGGGTAAGGAGATATACAATGGGCCTCCTTTAGTTAGTGGATTGAACGGTGAAGTTATGATTTTTCCCTATAAGAACGATGGATCTGTGGTGGTCGGAGTTTTTCTGCAACACAAGGAAAAGTTTCACGAATATATGGGTCTTTTCTAA